In one Novipirellula galeiformis genomic region, the following are encoded:
- a CDS encoding PSD1 and planctomycete cytochrome C domain-containing protein gives MPCSHGVPSRNRVTLTLLLIVGIGLPGNVVQGEEPTPEQIQFFETHVRPVFVEHCYECHSVQAKKLQAELHVDSRAALFRGGESGASLNLDDPDSSLILESIRYESYEMPPRGKLPEATIQRIAQWVEMGAPWPSEPEPVAGEAKATEFNLSDRRESHWAWQKIANPTPPEVHDTTWVRNEIDRYVLSELEAVKLKPAPRADVLARVRRLCFDLVGLPPTAQQLQPFLDSTSNEKHETAFVALLDELLSSPHFGEQWGRHWLDLVRYAESRGHEFDDDTRNAFQYRDYVIRAFNLDLPYDQFVREHIAGDLLKNARLNPEHGFNESILGTGFWFLGEWVHSPVDIRKDESDRFDNMIDVMSKTFLGMTVACARCHDHKFDAISAADYYALSGFLQSSDFDEVRFESLEHNRDIATRLAVVDQAFRDDATAILDKWNDTTWNELSANAASIPAVDADQVAVDYSAVGSDELMQSGFLFGDRPRKVGEITLSHEDGKPSLSIVQLSAAASDPFWNGLVAQSESGMRTRNRLFQIPRAGRTLRTPTFALTAPELVCVVRGRGQIVACVDSHRFIAGPLHGETLARFETKNEVSQITLHLGRYVGHRLHLEFTPDEGATAEVCAVVQGANPKRLREIRDRHEHELRLAEKLKNTLEPFLESPDALAAELRNLATRWSEARHALNAEVQRTSKLAMAMKDGTGEDDHLLIRGNSATPGDPVPRRFLSAIDGNDALAIQAGSGRLQLADRINSDDNPLSNRVIVNRVWHHLMGRGIVPTTDDFGVLGQRPTHPKLLDHLATRFVEEGKSIKQMIRYIAMSNTYQMSSHVDAVAQHQDPTNRLWHHRPPQRLQAEAIRDSLLVVSGQWAPAMYGEPVPIHLTNFMQGRGRPERNGPLDGANRRSVYTAVRRNFLSPFMLAFDAPVPFSSMGRRNVSNVPAQALILMNDPLVVQQATKWAERAIETVPSDSPDCVSRRIQWMIKSAFARPANDQELRVATEFLSIPADDHSKVDDVSRWADFAHVLVNTKEFIFLR, from the coding sequence ATGCCCTGTAGTCACGGTGTTCCCTCGCGGAATCGAGTCACGTTGACGCTGCTGCTGATTGTGGGAATTGGCTTGCCGGGTAACGTGGTGCAGGGGGAAGAGCCCACGCCGGAGCAGATTCAATTTTTCGAGACGCACGTTCGACCGGTCTTTGTCGAACACTGCTACGAATGCCACAGCGTCCAAGCCAAGAAACTGCAAGCCGAATTGCATGTAGACAGTCGCGCAGCCTTGTTCCGCGGAGGCGAAAGCGGGGCATCATTGAATCTCGATGATCCCGATTCCAGCTTGATTCTCGAATCGATTCGCTACGAATCGTACGAGATGCCGCCCCGTGGAAAACTTCCCGAGGCAACAATCCAGCGGATCGCCCAGTGGGTCGAGATGGGAGCACCGTGGCCCAGCGAACCCGAACCGGTCGCGGGTGAAGCCAAGGCGACGGAATTTAACCTTAGTGATCGCCGCGAATCCCATTGGGCTTGGCAAAAGATCGCGAATCCAACGCCCCCCGAGGTGCACGACACCACCTGGGTGCGAAACGAGATCGATCGTTATGTGCTCTCGGAGCTCGAGGCAGTCAAGCTAAAGCCGGCTCCCCGCGCCGATGTGTTGGCCCGAGTGCGTCGACTCTGTTTCGATCTCGTCGGCTTGCCTCCTACGGCACAGCAACTACAGCCCTTTTTAGATTCCACTTCGAATGAGAAACATGAGACGGCGTTTGTCGCCTTACTTGACGAACTACTTTCCTCGCCCCATTTCGGTGAACAATGGGGACGTCATTGGTTGGACTTGGTGCGTTACGCCGAATCACGTGGACACGAATTCGACGACGATACTCGCAATGCGTTTCAGTACCGTGACTATGTGATTCGCGCTTTCAACTTAGATTTGCCCTACGACCAATTTGTGCGCGAGCATATCGCCGGTGACTTGCTTAAAAATGCTCGACTAAATCCCGAGCATGGATTTAATGAGTCGATACTGGGAACTGGATTTTGGTTTTTAGGCGAATGGGTTCACTCGCCGGTCGACATTCGCAAAGACGAATCAGACCGTTTCGACAACATGATTGATGTGATGTCGAAAACGTTCCTGGGAATGACGGTCGCGTGCGCACGATGTCACGACCACAAATTTGATGCAATTTCGGCCGCCGATTACTACGCGCTGTCGGGATTTTTGCAGAGCAGTGATTTCGACGAAGTGCGTTTCGAATCGCTAGAACATAATCGCGACATCGCCACTCGTTTAGCTGTCGTCGATCAAGCCTTTCGCGATGATGCCACGGCGATCCTTGACAAGTGGAACGACACGACGTGGAATGAACTCTCCGCGAATGCGGCGTCGATCCCAGCCGTTGACGCCGATCAAGTTGCGGTCGACTACTCAGCCGTGGGCAGCGACGAATTGATGCAGTCCGGCTTCCTCTTTGGTGATCGGCCTCGGAAAGTCGGCGAAATCACACTCTCCCACGAGGATGGCAAGCCCTCGTTATCGATCGTGCAACTGTCGGCCGCCGCGAGTGACCCGTTTTGGAATGGATTGGTTGCGCAATCCGAATCGGGGATGCGTACCCGTAACCGGCTGTTCCAGATTCCGCGTGCCGGTCGCACGTTGAGAACGCCGACGTTTGCCTTGACCGCCCCCGAACTTGTTTGTGTGGTGCGAGGCCGAGGACAGATCGTTGCTTGTGTTGATTCCCATCGTTTTATTGCAGGCCCGTTGCACGGCGAGACGCTTGCTCGATTTGAAACAAAAAACGAGGTTTCCCAAATCACCCTGCACCTGGGACGCTACGTCGGCCACCGATTGCATCTTGAGTTCACGCCGGACGAAGGGGCAACCGCAGAGGTGTGTGCCGTCGTACAGGGAGCGAACCCGAAACGGTTAAGGGAAATTCGTGATCGTCACGAACACGAATTGCGACTTGCCGAAAAGTTGAAGAACACGCTTGAGCCCTTCCTGGAATCTCCGGATGCACTGGCCGCTGAACTGCGGAATCTGGCGACGCGATGGAGCGAGGCACGCCATGCGCTCAACGCTGAGGTTCAGCGAACGTCAAAATTGGCGATGGCGATGAAGGACGGGACGGGTGAGGACGACCATCTGTTGATCCGTGGCAACTCTGCGACTCCGGGTGATCCGGTGCCACGACGTTTTTTGTCGGCGATCGACGGGAACGATGCGCTCGCGATTCAAGCGGGAAGCGGCCGATTGCAATTAGCCGATCGGATTAATTCAGACGACAACCCGCTTTCCAATCGCGTGATCGTTAATCGAGTTTGGCATCACTTGATGGGGCGAGGCATCGTGCCGACCACGGATGACTTTGGCGTGCTAGGACAGCGACCGACGCACCCAAAACTGCTTGACCATTTGGCAACGCGGTTTGTCGAGGAGGGTAAATCTATCAAACAGATGATTCGCTATATCGCGATGTCCAATACCTATCAAATGTCGAGCCACGTCGACGCCGTTGCACAGCATCAGGATCCCACAAACCGCTTATGGCACCATCGCCCTCCCCAGCGACTCCAAGCCGAAGCGATCCGCGATTCCTTGTTGGTGGTGTCGGGCCAATGGGCCCCAGCAATGTACGGGGAGCCCGTCCCGATCCATTTGACGAATTTCATGCAAGGACGCGGACGCCCCGAACGCAATGGGCCGCTCGACGGTGCCAATCGACGATCCGTTTATACCGCGGTGCGACGGAATTTCTTGTCGCCGTTCATGCTGGCGTTTGATGCGCCAGTGCCGTTCAGTTCGATGGGGCGACGAAACGTGTCAAATGTTCCAGCCCAAGCTTTGATCTTGATGAACGATCCGTTGGTCGTCCAACAAGCGACCAAGTGGGCCGAGCGTGCGATCGAAACGGTGCCAAGCGACTCACCTGATTGCGTCTCACGGCGGATCCAGTGGATGATCAAATCGGCATTTGCACGCCCTGCAAACGACCAGGAACTACGAGTGGCAACCGAGTTTCTTAGTATCCCTGCGGACGACCATTCCAAAGTCGACGATGTCTCGCGGTGGGCCGATTTCGCGCACGTACTCGTCAACACCAAGGAGTTCATTTTTTTACGATGA
- the rdgB gene encoding RdgB/HAM1 family non-canonical purine NTP pyrophosphatase, translating to MFQFIVGTNNAKKLIELQLLLPQDKVKALALSEVDGAIEVEETGETFAENAALKATEQAKHLGQWVLAEDSGLTVDALGGQPGVHSARYAGEHGDDQANNDKLLEALKDVPDDRRTAHFNSYLCLSDPEGNVRLEAHSRCSGRIAHSRQGAAGFGYDPLFIIREYHRTFGELDLAVKRAISHRSRALRQFVPAFLRLIEAEG from the coding sequence ATGTTCCAGTTCATCGTCGGTACGAACAACGCCAAAAAATTGATCGAGCTTCAACTGCTGCTGCCGCAAGACAAAGTCAAGGCTTTAGCGTTGTCCGAGGTCGACGGCGCGATCGAAGTCGAGGAAACGGGCGAGACGTTTGCTGAAAACGCGGCCTTAAAGGCCACCGAGCAAGCGAAACATCTGGGGCAATGGGTTTTGGCCGAGGACAGTGGGTTGACCGTCGACGCACTCGGTGGCCAACCCGGTGTTCACTCGGCGCGTTACGCCGGAGAACATGGCGATGACCAAGCCAACAACGACAAATTGCTCGAAGCGCTCAAAGACGTGCCTGACGATCGTCGAACGGCACACTTCAACAGCTACTTGTGCCTGTCCGACCCCGAGGGCAATGTGCGGCTCGAAGCCCATTCACGCTGCAGCGGACGGATTGCCCATTCACGACAAGGAGCCGCCGGTTTTGGTTACGACCCGCTGTTCATTATCCGTGAGTATCACCGCACCTTCGGCGAATTGGATCTTGCCGTCAAGCGAGCGATCAGCCACCGATCTCGGGCACTACGACAATTCGTGCCCGCCTTTCTGAGACTGATCGAAGCGGAAGGCTGA
- a CDS encoding amidohydrolase: protein MDPSIEPMSRVRAIDTEITHVWMVRTFLKHCDEAEDDEDLRDIVRDLYDFILAVGPVDEVEDPAVYLKLAKKKVSKLRKATELYEAIQPEVSGHTNFVMAARSLRTAVDRIAHWISS, encoded by the coding sequence ATGGATCCCTCGATAGAACCGATGTCGCGTGTTCGCGCGATTGATACCGAAATTACTCACGTGTGGATGGTTCGCACGTTTTTGAAGCATTGCGACGAAGCCGAAGATGACGAGGATCTCCGTGATATCGTTCGCGATCTTTACGACTTCATCTTGGCGGTCGGCCCCGTGGACGAAGTTGAAGACCCGGCAGTCTATTTAAAGCTGGCGAAGAAGAAAGTCTCGAAGCTTCGCAAGGCAACGGAGCTGTATGAAGCGATCCAGCCCGAGGTGAGCGGCCATACCAATTTTGTGATGGCGGCCCGATCGCTACGCACCGCGGTCGACCGGATCGCCCACTGGATTTCATCCTAA
- the ychF gene encoding redox-regulated ATPase YchF, with protein MEAGIVGLPNVGKSTLFNALTASKAAQSENYPFCTIEPNEGIVSVPDARLTRITHFITPQKTIPAILKLVDIAGIVKGASEGEGLGNKFLSHIRQVDAIVQVVRCFEDPDVIHVAGTVDPIADMDTIETELMLADIQTLENALSKAERTARSGDKEAKLRVAVIQKCNEHLSKDEPLRTLELNSLEQSAVSSYGLMSAKPVLYVANVSENDLEGKDPLVQKVRDQAAKVGATVVCVCAKLESELAELEEPDRSEMLAEVGLAEPALHQIARATYDTLGLESYFTAGEKEVRAWTIPKGATAPQGAGVIHSDFERGFIRCEVYTLEDLETYKTEKEIRQAGKLRVEGKSYIMQDGDICHFLFNV; from the coding sequence ATGGAAGCCGGAATTGTTGGTCTGCCGAACGTCGGTAAAAGCACTTTATTTAACGCGTTGACGGCGTCGAAAGCGGCCCAAAGCGAAAATTATCCGTTTTGCACGATCGAACCGAATGAAGGGATCGTGAGCGTGCCGGATGCGCGTTTGACGCGAATCACGCACTTCATCACCCCTCAGAAGACCATTCCCGCGATTCTGAAGCTGGTCGATATCGCCGGCATCGTCAAAGGGGCCAGCGAGGGGGAAGGCCTTGGTAACAAATTCCTCAGCCATATCCGTCAAGTCGACGCGATCGTGCAAGTCGTCCGCTGTTTCGAAGATCCCGACGTGATTCACGTCGCGGGCACGGTCGATCCGATCGCCGATATGGACACGATCGAAACCGAATTAATGCTGGCCGATATTCAAACCCTTGAAAACGCCTTGAGCAAAGCCGAGCGGACCGCTCGCAGCGGCGATAAGGAAGCGAAACTGCGTGTCGCGGTGATCCAGAAATGCAATGAACACCTCAGCAAAGACGAACCGCTTCGGACGCTGGAGCTCAACTCGCTCGAACAATCGGCGGTTTCCAGCTACGGCTTGATGTCCGCAAAGCCCGTTCTCTACGTCGCCAATGTCAGCGAGAACGATCTCGAAGGCAAAGATCCGTTGGTCCAAAAAGTTCGCGACCAGGCGGCCAAGGTCGGTGCGACGGTGGTTTGTGTTTGTGCGAAACTTGAATCCGAGCTGGCCGAACTCGAAGAACCCGATCGTAGCGAAATGTTAGCCGAGGTCGGATTGGCCGAGCCAGCACTGCACCAAATCGCACGGGCCACCTACGACACGCTTGGGTTGGAAAGCTACTTCACCGCAGGGGAAAAAGAAGTACGCGCATGGACAATTCCCAAAGGCGCAACCGCACCGCAAGGCGCCGGGGTGATTCACAGTGACTTTGAACGTGGGTTTATTCGCTGCGAGGTCTACACGCTCGAAGATCTCGAAACTTACAAGACGGAAAAAGAAATTCGCCAAGCTGGAAAACTTCGCGTCGAAGGAAAGAGTTACATTATGCAGGATGGCGATATTTGCCACTTCCTGTTCAACGTCTAA
- a CDS encoding SDR family oxidoreductase produces MSSDLDRLRGSRCLVTGGSGFIGSHLVDALRNAGASVRVLDNFSTGFRHNLEHTTADDNVEIVEGDASDSDCVANATQNIDYIFHHAAMASVPRSMREPALCHAWCATSTVELLKAAADNGVKRLVLASTSAAYGDSPFVSKRESDSVAPLSPYAAAKLAAESYCQAFYRGFGLETVVLRYFNVFGPRQDPKSEYSAVIPRFVSMILSGERPVIYGDGEQSRDFVYVGDVARANLLAATSPTAAGGTFNIGRGERTSLLMLLHSLREILGQGIEPIHEAARAGDVRDSLADINVARSRLGFEPQVTIPQGLEMSVEFYRSLVASV; encoded by the coding sequence ATGTCGAGTGATCTAGATCGTCTGCGCGGATCCCGTTGTCTTGTTACCGGCGGATCGGGCTTTATCGGCTCCCACCTCGTCGATGCACTCCGAAACGCGGGAGCGAGTGTTCGCGTGCTGGACAACTTCAGCACCGGTTTCCGCCACAATTTGGAACACACCACTGCGGACGACAACGTTGAAATCGTCGAAGGCGATGCATCGGACTCTGATTGTGTCGCAAACGCAACTCAAAATATCGACTACATCTTTCATCACGCCGCCATGGCGAGTGTCCCTCGCAGCATGCGTGAACCGGCGTTATGTCACGCGTGGTGTGCAACCAGCACCGTCGAATTGCTCAAAGCAGCCGCGGACAATGGAGTCAAACGACTGGTCTTGGCATCCACCAGTGCCGCGTATGGGGATTCGCCTTTCGTTTCCAAACGGGAATCGGATTCGGTCGCTCCGTTGTCACCCTATGCCGCCGCAAAATTGGCCGCGGAATCGTATTGCCAAGCGTTCTACCGCGGCTTTGGGTTGGAAACTGTGGTGCTGCGATACTTCAACGTCTTTGGTCCGCGACAAGATCCTAAGAGTGAATACAGCGCGGTCATTCCTCGGTTCGTTTCGATGATCTTGTCTGGCGAGCGACCGGTCATCTATGGCGATGGCGAACAATCACGCGACTTTGTTTATGTCGGCGACGTCGCACGTGCGAACCTGTTGGCGGCTACCTCACCCACCGCTGCTGGTGGAACGTTCAACATCGGACGTGGCGAGCGAACGTCGCTGTTAATGTTGCTGCATTCGCTCCGTGAGATCCTCGGCCAAGGCATCGAGCCGATCCACGAAGCCGCGCGGGCCGGCGATGTTCGCGATTCGCTTGCGGACATTAATGTCGCACGTTCACGACTCGGTTTTGAGCCTCAAGTCACGATTCCTCAGGGACTCGAAATGAGCGTCGAGTTTTATCGCAGTCTGGTAGCGAGTGTTTAG
- a CDS encoding DUF1559 domain-containing protein, with translation MSNDNPFSANQPPQHQPPLPTSNPKSGTSTMVIVGVVLAVGLAFMLVCGGILVALMFPAVQAAREAARRTSCANNLKQIGLAMHNYHDVYGSLPPAYTVDEDGRPLHSWRTLILPFMEQQALYQKIDFSKPWDAPENRQISQTVVPTYHCPSTVTDPAMTTYVAVIDPRGIMSGPESTVIRQVSDGLANTILLVETSPDHAVNWMSPDDIDLQRFLDRGATHQQGAHPGGTHLLIGDGAVKFLADSAAAPLREALVTKDGNEDLSGDF, from the coding sequence ATGAGCAACGACAATCCGTTTTCTGCGAACCAACCGCCCCAGCATCAACCGCCGCTTCCCACCAGCAACCCGAAAAGTGGAACCTCGACGATGGTCATCGTTGGGGTCGTCCTGGCCGTCGGCCTGGCCTTCATGCTGGTGTGCGGCGGAATCCTCGTGGCGTTGATGTTCCCCGCAGTTCAAGCGGCACGCGAAGCGGCGCGGCGAACGTCGTGTGCAAACAATCTCAAACAGATTGGCTTGGCGATGCACAATTATCACGACGTCTACGGATCGCTTCCGCCGGCGTATACTGTGGACGAAGATGGTCGTCCATTGCACAGTTGGCGTACGTTGATCTTGCCCTTCATGGAACAGCAAGCTCTGTATCAAAAGATCGACTTCTCGAAGCCTTGGGATGCACCGGAGAATCGGCAAATCTCGCAAACCGTGGTTCCCACCTACCATTGTCCTTCCACGGTCACCGATCCGGCCATGACAACCTACGTGGCGGTGATCGATCCGCGAGGAATCATGTCGGGGCCGGAGTCGACGGTCATCCGGCAGGTCTCCGACGGATTGGCTAATACAATCTTGCTAGTTGAAACCAGCCCCGATCACGCCGTCAACTGGATGAGCCCTGACGACATCGACTTGCAGCGTTTTCTCGACCGCGGAGCCACGCACCAACAAGGCGCACATCCTGGTGGCACTCATCTGTTAATAGGCGACGGTGCAGTGAAATTTCTGGCCGATTCCGCTGCCGCGCCTTTGCGAGAAGCCCTGGTCACGAAAGACGGCAACGAAGACTTGTCGGGCGACTTTTGA
- a CDS encoding methyltransferase domain-containing protein translates to MQTTSSVRRPTYSSLSDNPPAIAHERISRARLSQEEKTLGQYIPLLYHYNMLQDEDRVGAFRDAIELNVRPGMHVVELGGGTGILSSLAARCGAKVSCVERNPELVATARRFVRDNGLEDQITVIHADATQYVPDKPVDVVVCEMLHVGLLREKQAQVIAAFKQRYQRAHGPALPRFLPEASILMTQPIYQSFDFAGYHAPLPMFQAPRLDQPRTTEFAALSPYASISYDETIPMQFSVRENVDCVREGSVNALRFVTQNVVSIDMKTEQAITWPNQCLVLPIETPFDIKAGESIAIEFAYAAGGSIEDLMESIRVSRCDVNA, encoded by the coding sequence ATGCAAACGACTTCCTCGGTCCGCCGTCCAACTTATTCCTCGCTATCAGACAATCCCCCAGCGATAGCCCACGAGCGAATCTCCAGAGCTCGGCTATCGCAGGAAGAAAAGACACTCGGCCAATACATCCCGCTGCTTTATCACTACAACATGCTACAGGATGAGGATCGAGTCGGCGCCTTTCGTGATGCCATCGAATTGAACGTCCGTCCGGGAATGCACGTTGTCGAACTCGGTGGGGGAACCGGCATCCTCTCGTCCTTGGCCGCTCGCTGCGGTGCGAAAGTCAGTTGCGTGGAGCGCAACCCCGAGTTGGTGGCGACGGCTCGACGCTTTGTCCGCGACAATGGACTGGAGGACCAAATCACCGTGATCCACGCGGATGCGACACAATACGTACCCGATAAGCCAGTCGATGTGGTCGTCTGCGAAATGCTTCACGTTGGGCTGTTACGAGAAAAACAAGCTCAAGTGATCGCGGCATTCAAACAACGTTACCAACGGGCTCATGGACCGGCATTGCCACGCTTCTTACCCGAAGCTTCGATTTTGATGACGCAACCGATCTACCAATCGTTTGACTTCGCCGGCTATCACGCCCCCCTGCCGATGTTCCAAGCTCCGCGGTTGGATCAACCACGCACCACCGAATTCGCAGCACTATCGCCTTATGCCAGCATTTCGTATGACGAGACCATACCGATGCAATTCAGCGTGCGTGAAAACGTCGACTGCGTTCGCGAAGGCAGCGTCAACGCGCTGCGTTTCGTGACCCAGAACGTCGTTTCGATCGATATGAAAACAGAACAGGCAATCACTTGGCCTAACCAATGTTTGGTACTGCCCATCGAAACTCCGTTTGATATCAAGGCGGGAGAATCGATTGCAATCGAATTTGCTTACGCCGCGGGCGGATCCATCGAGGATTTGATGGAGTCCATCCGTGTGAGCCGCTGCGACGTGAATGCATAG
- a CDS encoding glycogen/starch/alpha-glucan phosphorylase, with product MPQQTLEASKDQLSGILAPLSDELRRHLYYTLGHYTDDGHPHYYYRALATAVRDRITEPWQATQERIAKTDERCVHYFSLEFLLGRSLNNAVQNLDLDEPTRDALHQYGVALEEIVEHEPDAGLGNGGLGRLAACFLDSCANLRLPVTGYGIRYEFGMFHQTIENGRQVEGPDHWLRDGNPWEIERHEDAKTIRFYGHTERALDEQGKPRTRWVGTNDLLAIPYDMPIPGYKNQTVNTLRLWKAEATDVFDLEEFNSGNYPDAVVQKNNAEQISMVLYPNDASENGKELRLKQQYFLSSASLQDVLESWVAKHGEDFTDFGRLNCFQLNDTHPASSVPELMRLLLDVYHLDWDSAWKITTQCMAYTNHTLLPEALERWSVALFSRLLPRLLEIIYEINERFLTDVAKKYPGDVALLRRVSLIEEGDQPHIRMAYLSIVGSFSVNGVAHLHTELLKSGLFADFYKLWPEKFNNKTNGVTQRRWLSHCNPGLRNLLNETIGSGWESDLTQLSKLIPFADDASFRERWKAVKLENKRRLADYVKANTGVEFNTDAVFDVQVKRIHEYKRQLLNVLHVVHLYDRIMRGETKGMVPRCVLIGGKAAPGYHVAKLIVKLINNVAAVVNADPKTKGLLRLVFFPNYRVSSMEIICPGTELSEQISTAGKEASGTGNMKFMMNGALTIGTLDGANIEIREKAGAENFFLFGLDEVGVQEEKKVYDPNAIIAADEEIRRVMELIEGGQFNEQEPGIFDLLTKGLRNPHDPWLTIADLRSYIDAQTEAGETYLDQEKWNRMSILNSANSGWFSSDRTIAQYADEIWNVKPLENA from the coding sequence ATGCCACAACAAACACTCGAAGCTTCAAAAGACCAGTTGAGCGGGATCCTGGCTCCGCTCTCGGATGAACTTCGCCGGCACCTTTATTACACGCTCGGCCATTACACCGACGATGGTCATCCCCACTACTACTATCGCGCTTTGGCGACTGCGGTTCGCGATCGCATCACCGAGCCTTGGCAAGCGACGCAAGAACGGATTGCGAAAACCGACGAACGTTGCGTCCACTACTTCTCGCTCGAATTCTTGTTGGGGCGTTCGCTCAACAATGCGGTCCAGAACTTGGATCTTGATGAGCCCACTCGGGACGCATTGCATCAATACGGCGTCGCGCTCGAAGAGATCGTTGAGCATGAACCTGATGCCGGGCTCGGCAACGGTGGCCTCGGTCGTTTGGCAGCCTGTTTTCTCGACAGCTGTGCGAATTTGCGTTTGCCAGTCACTGGATACGGCATCCGCTACGAGTTCGGAATGTTCCATCAAACGATCGAAAATGGTCGTCAAGTGGAAGGTCCCGATCACTGGCTCCGCGATGGCAACCCGTGGGAAATCGAACGCCACGAAGACGCGAAGACCATTCGCTTCTACGGCCATACCGAACGGGCTTTAGATGAGCAAGGCAAACCGCGTACGCGCTGGGTTGGCACCAACGATTTGTTGGCGATTCCTTACGACATGCCGATCCCAGGTTACAAGAACCAAACCGTCAACACCTTGCGTCTTTGGAAGGCCGAGGCGACGGACGTCTTTGATCTCGAAGAATTCAACTCGGGTAACTATCCCGACGCGGTGGTTCAAAAGAACAACGCCGAACAGATCTCGATGGTTTTGTATCCCAACGATGCGAGCGAGAATGGAAAGGAGTTGCGACTAAAGCAGCAATACTTCCTCAGCTCGGCTAGTTTGCAAGACGTGCTCGAGTCTTGGGTCGCCAAGCATGGCGAAGACTTCACCGATTTCGGGCGTTTGAATTGCTTCCAGCTGAACGACACCCATCCTGCTAGCTCGGTACCCGAGTTGATGCGTTTGTTGTTGGACGTGTACCACCTTGACTGGGATTCCGCCTGGAAGATCACGACCCAGTGCATGGCCTACACCAACCACACCTTGCTCCCCGAAGCGTTGGAGCGATGGAGTGTTGCGTTGTTCAGCCGCCTATTGCCTCGTCTGCTTGAAATTATTTATGAGATCAACGAGCGATTCTTGACCGATGTCGCTAAGAAATATCCAGGCGATGTCGCATTACTCCGCCGCGTTTCGTTGATCGAAGAAGGGGACCAGCCGCACATTCGCATGGCTTACCTCAGTATTGTGGGAAGCTTTTCGGTTAATGGCGTCGCCCACTTGCACACCGAGCTCCTGAAGAGCGGTTTGTTCGCGGACTTCTACAAACTGTGGCCGGAAAAGTTTAACAACAAGACGAACGGTGTGACTCAGCGGCGTTGGTTATCGCACTGTAACCCCGGCTTGCGCAACCTGTTGAATGAAACGATTGGTAGCGGTTGGGAATCGGATTTGACTCAATTGAGTAAACTGATTCCGTTCGCCGACGATGCCTCGTTCCGTGAGCGCTGGAAAGCGGTGAAGTTGGAAAACAAGCGTCGCTTAGCGGATTACGTGAAAGCCAACACTGGCGTTGAATTCAATACCGATGCGGTGTTTGATGTTCAAGTCAAACGGATCCACGAATACAAGCGTCAACTGCTCAACGTGCTGCACGTCGTTCATCTCTATGACCGCATCATGCGTGGCGAAACGAAAGGCATGGTACCACGTTGCGTGTTGATCGGCGGCAAGGCGGCTCCCGGCTACCACGTCGCAAAGTTGATCGTGAAGTTGATTAACAACGTCGCGGCGGTCGTCAATGCCGATCCCAAGACGAAGGGTTTGTTGCGATTAGTTTTCTTTCCGAATTATCGCGTTTCGTCGATGGAGATCATTTGTCCGGGGACCGAGTTGTCCGAGCAAATTTCGACTGCGGGCAAAGAAGCATCGGGTACTGGCAACATGAAATTCATGATGAACGGTGCCTTGACGATCGGCACCCTGGACGGTGCAAACATCGAAATTCGCGAAAAAGCGGGGGCTGAAAACTTCTTCCTGTTTGGACTCGATGAAGTTGGTGTCCAGGAAGAAAAGAAGGTTTACGATCCCAACGCGATCATTGCTGCGGACGAGGAAATTCGACGTGTCATGGAATTGATCGAAGGCGGCCAGTTCAATGAACAGGAGCCAGGGATCTTCGATCTCTTGACCAAAGGGCTGCGAAATCCTCACGACCCATGGCTGACGATTGCGGACTTGCGCAGTTACATTGACGCCCAAACCGAGGCCGGAGAAACTTATTTGGACCAAGAGAAATGGAACCGAATGAGCATCCTGAACTCGGCAAATAGCGGCTGGTTCTCAAGCGACCGTACGATTGCTCAGTACGCTGATGAGATTTGGAACGTCAAGCCACTGGAGAATGCGTAA